The Glycine soja cultivar W05 chromosome 3, ASM419377v2, whole genome shotgun sequence genome window below encodes:
- the LOC114406870 gene encoding F-box/kelch-repeat protein SKIP30-like produces the protein MSGLIERLPDAVAIRCLARVPFYFHPVLELVSRSWQAAIRSPELFKARQEVGSTEDLLCVCAFDPENLWQLYDPMRDLWITLPVLPSKIRHLSNFGAVSTAGKLFVIGGGSDAVDPLTGDQDGCFATDEVWSYDPVVRQWAPRASMLVPRSMFACCVLNGKIVVAGGFTSCRKSISQAEMYDPDKDVWIPMPDLHRTHNSACSGVVIGGKVHVLHKDLSTVQVLDNAGPGWTVEECVWLQGQMAVVGDALYVMSHGLIFKQDKEVRKVVGSASEFRKRIGFAMTGLGDDLYVIGGFIGPDRWNWDIKPLSEVDVLTLGSERPTWRQAAPMTRCHGPILGCTLLRI, from the coding sequence atgtcTGGACTGATTGAAAGACTTCCTGATGCTGTTGCAATTAGGTGCCTTGCACGTGTTCCCTTCTACTTTCACCCAGTGTTAGAGCTTGTCTCTCGTTCTTGGCAAGCAGCTATTCGTAGCCCTGAACTATTTAAAGCTCGGCAGGAGGTTGGTTCAACTGAGGATCTGTTATGTGTCTGTGCTTTTGATCCAGAGAACTTATGGCAGTTGTATGACCCTATGCGAGATCTCTGGATTACACTCCCTGTTCTTCCCTCAAAGATCAGGCACCTTTCCAACTTTGGTGCTGTTTCCACTGCTGGAAAGTTGTTTGTGATTGGTGGTGGAAGTGATGCTGTTGATCCTTTGACTGGTGACCAAGATGGTTGTTTTGCAACAGATGAAGTTTGGTCATATGACCCTGTAGTCCGGCAGTGGGCCCCTCGTGCGTCAATGCTTGTTCCCCGTTCTATGTTTGCATGCTGCGTTTTGAATGGAAAAATTGTTGTGGCTGGGGGCTTCACTAGCTGCAGAAAATCAATATCTCAAGCAGAAATGTATGATCCTGACAAGGATGTTTGGATTCCAATGCCTGATCTTCATCGCACTCATAATTCAGCCTGTTCGGGGGTAGTGATTGGTGGGAAGGTGCATGTACTGCACAAGGATTTGTCAACAGTGCAAGTTTTAGACAATGCAGGGCCCGGTTGGACCGTTGAGGAATGCGTGTGGCTCCAAGGGCAGATGGCAGTTGTCGGCGATGCACTTTATGTAATGAGCCATGGATTAATCTTCAAGCAGGACAAAGAAGTGAGAAAGGTTGTAGGTTCAGCATCCGAGTTTCGAAAGAGAATTGGCTTTGCAATGACTGGACTAGGTGATGACTTATACGTGATTGGAGGCTTCATTGGACCAGATAGATGGAATTGGGACATTAAGCCATTATCCGAAGTTGATGTTCTCACACTTGGAAGTGAGAGACCAACTTGGCGCCAAGCAGCTCCGATGACACGGTGTCATGGTCCTATTCTTGGTTGTACGCTGCTGAGAATTTAG